ATCACATCAGCTTGGGACTTGAGTATGGTTATATTTATGCGGACACACAAGAGTCGGCCTCAGAGGGTTTTACAAGTTTTGCTGCAAAAATTGGATATAACTTTTAATAAGTAGAATTTAAACTATATCTTCTCAATGACAATCTCTGCCCTGCACTCGGGGCAGTTTTCTTTTAAGGGCCACTTGGCTTGTGGTGCGGCCTTCAGTGTGAAGGGTTTTTGGCATTGGGGGCACTTTAAGGTCGTTTCCATGCGGTAATCGTGAGTGTTAAGGCCCCGAAAGAAAAGCACAATACCTACGATAAGGGCTAGAGGAACTAAAACAAAGTGCAAAATGGGGATCAAAACAAAGACGATGCCAGCAACAAAACAGATCGCAAAAAACTTTGCACCTAACTGAAATCTTTGTTGTGGCGATAAGGTTTGGATTTGCATGTGAGTGTCGTAAAATATCTTGGCGTCGGTGCGATGTCTGACTTTGATGGCAATGTCGGTTAAGTTAGACATGTTTAGGCTCCGCGCGTTTTTTTCTGACATAAAGTTTTTTAGAGACCGTAGCCACAAGGGTATTGTTGGTATCTAAAACCTCTACGGGTAGGTCAAAGATGTACTTTTCTCCAGATTCAGTATGAGAAGTGATATCGGAAAGAATCTCATCCGTGATTTTAAAATCTGTGTGTAACTCCGTGCGCCCAGGACTGACGAAGTCTATGGTGGCCCCTTTATCCCAAACAATATAATCAGGCCCTAAATTTTGTATAAGCATCAGCATAAAAAAAGGATCAGTCATGGCATATATTGAACCTCCAAATTGGGTTCCTACATAATTCGTGGTCGACCAGCGTTTTTTTAAAATGACATGAATGTGTCGATAGTCCGCTGAGATCTGAGTGATTTTAATTCCTGCGCCACGAAAGGGTCCCCAAAGGCTTAGAAGTATTCCAAAAAGACGGGGCGGTGTTTTGGGTCCTAGCTTGCGCGCCATTTTAATGATCATATCCAGATAACCTCCGTTTACGTTTAATTTAATCCAAATCTGTTCACCTGCCAATCCCGCAAAAGCTGTCTATGAAAGTTATATTTGTGTGAGCTAGACGGAGTATTGATTTATAATTGAAAAATTCAAATCCATTCTGTGCTATCTTTTTTTGTATCCTAATCGTAGCGATAGCTTTTTGATCTTTGCTGTCTGCTTCTTGCAGAAAAGGAGCATAGGCGAATACAATAGGTGTCAAAGGTTACACATCTAAGAAACACGTGTGCGGTGGAGAGGTGAACATGAACACAGACTATAAAAAAATTATTTTTACATCTTCGTATATTGATGGCAAATGGGTGGAAAATTCCTTGGGACAAAGTCGGTTCCAAGTTCTTAATCCCGCCAGTGGTGAATCTATTGCTGAGGTTTTTGATGGAGGCGTGCAAGCCGTAGAGGCTGCGATTGCTGCCGCTAAAAAGGCCCTCCCTCTTTGGAGTGCAAAAACAGCCAAAGAACGATCGGCCATATTAGAAAAGTGGTGGAGCCTTGTTTTAGAAAATCAAGAAGCCTTAGCCACCCTAATGACGTTAGAATGTGGTAAGCCCATTAAAGAAAGTCGGGGTGAGGTGCTTTACGCAGCCTCCTTCATCAAGTGGTTTGCTGAAGAAGGACGAAGAGCTTACGGTTCAGTGATTCCTACCTCTGCGAAAGATCGACGTGTGGTTGCGATTAAACAACCTATAGGTGTTGTCGGGGCCATCACACCATGGAATTTTCCTTTAGCCATGATCACACGCAAAATATCTCCAGCGTTGGCTGTGGGCTGTACAGTAGTGACACGTCCTTCAGAGGAAACACCCTTAAGTGCTTTGGCGTTAGCGCATTTAGCAGAACAAGCAGGTTTTCCTGCGGGTGTGATTAACGTCACTGTGGGTGAAGATGCTTCAGAAATGGGAAAGGCTTTATGTGCCAGTGAAGTTGTGCGCAAAATCTCTTTTACGGGTTCC
This region of Pseudobdellovibrionaceae bacterium genomic DNA includes:
- a CDS encoding DUF4442 domain-containing protein; the encoded protein is MIIKMARKLGPKTPPRLFGILLSLWGPFRGAGIKITQISADYRHIHVILKKRWSTTNYVGTQFGGSIYAMTDPFFMLMLIQNLGPDYIVWDKGATIDFVSPGRTELHTDFKITDEILSDITSHTESGEKYIFDLPVEVLDTNNTLVATVSKKLYVRKKRAEPKHV